The following DNA comes from Candidatus Methylacidiphilum fumarolicum.
CCCACTGGTCAAAGGTCCTCTGTTTAAGAAACAGAGGTAAAACAAAGCACAGCATCTAAAGAAGAGCCTGAAGAATTTGAACGGCATTCCAAGCTGCTCCTTTCAGCAGTTGGTCTCCACTTAAGAAGAAGGCAATCCCACGGGGATGAGACAGGTCTTCTCTAATTCTTCCCACTAACACGTCTTTTTTTCCAGAAGCTTTAATTGGCGTAGGAAAATATCCATTCTGAGGATCATCGACGACTAAAACTCCAGGAGCCCTAGAAAGAATATTTCTTGTTTGCTGAGCATCGAGTTTCTTAGCAGTTTCAATTACCACTGACTCAGAATGCGCTCTAAAAACAGGAACTCGGATGCAAGTAGCACAGATGTTAAGAGTTGGATAATGGAAAATTTTCCGAATTTCCTGCATAACCTTATTTTCTTCTCCATTAAACCCGTTTTCGGCAACCGGGCTGTTATGAGAAAAAACATTAAAAGCGATTTGCTCTGGAAAAACTTCAGGAACAATAGGCTTTCCATAGACAAAATGACGTAGCTGAGTTTCCAACTCCAAAATAGCTTTGGCACCCGCTCCGCTGACCGCTTGGTAAGTGGAGACAATCACTCGCTCAATCGTCGCCACCTTATGAATTGGCCACAAAGCAACAGAGAGTATGGCCGCCGTACAATTAGGATTGGCAATAATTCCTTTATGACTTTTTAGGTCTTCTTTATTAACTTCCGGAACAACCAAGGGAACATCGGGTTGGAGTCTAAAAAAAGAGGAATTATCGATAACAATCGCCCCGCTTTCTTTGGCATTTGAAGCAAATTGTTGTGAAACTGAACTGCCCGCACTAAAAATAACAAAATCAAGACCTTTGAAAGCATGAGAAGATAGTTCTGCAATTTGAAGCTCTTCTCCCAAAAACCCAATTGTTTTACCGACTGATCTGGACGATGCGAACAGGCGAAGCTCAGATATTGGCAGGTTGCTCTCTTCCAAAAGCTTTATCGCTTCTACTCCAACAGCCCCTGTCGCTCCAACTATTCCAATTTTTAATCCCATAGCCTCTATGATTCCTTTTTGTTGACTGTAGAAAAATCTAGAAGGTTAGTCTTCTGATTTTTTCTGGAGAATAAATACCAATTTTAATAGTAAGATCCTTTATCTATAATACAATACCGCTTTCTTCATTTTCTCAATTTTTTAATAAAAGAAACGAACAGACCGTTTTCCTCCCATAACTTTTAAGCTTTTCAATAAAATATCAAAGTATATTGACTCAGAAACTATTTTCCAGGGAGCGGTCTACTTTCTGATTGGACCGATGGCTTCTGTTCGGACGGCTTAGTTACTGGAGAAGGTTTCTGAGAGGAGGTTTCTTGTTGAACCACCGAAGCCTTTTTGGCCGTAGGTTCATTTTTTGAAGCCGATAGAATCTTAAAGAATGAAGAAAAATTCGGTTTCTCAATACGATCCATCAGAAGGCTTTCTGACTTGCCCACAAAGATTGCTCCTGGCTCAATCAATAGAGAGGCGGTTTTAATATCGCCAAATACTTTGGAAGTATTGAGTAGTTCTAGCCTTTCTTTTGCAAAAAGGTTTCCTTCTACTTGTCCTCTGACAATAATTGTTTTTGCTTTTATTTCAGCTTTTACAATTGCAGTAGAACCTATAAGCAAGACTCCATCCTCTGAGTGGATATCTCCTTCGAGTTTGCCATTAAGTTGTAATTCACCGCTAAAGCCTACGGATCCCTGAAATTCACTGTGTTGATCCAGAATAGTTACTTTTGAGGATTCATCCATTGGTTTTTTGGATTCGTCTTTATCTAACTGAGTAAAATTCACTTTTGCACTCCTCTTTTCTTTCTTCCCTTTTACCTTAATTGATTGCAATACGCAAGGCTTGGAATTTATGAAAAAAGAAAGCAAAATTTTCTTTTTCTTTTATTACATAACATAAAATGATAAGCCAAAGATAAAAAGGATTTTTTGAAAATGCTAGGTATAGGAGTCGTTGCAAACAACCATCAAAAAACTCCCTCTCCCAATCAAAGGCTCTTTCTAGAACTGATCTTCAATATCCTCCTATTTACCTCGCTGCTGATCTCCTTGTTACTGGCAATTGCCTATTATCTCTACCATAATCCTAAGTCCATTCTCCTGAGGATTGCACATCATTATCATCTTCCTCTGCAAGTAGAAGAGGTCAAATGGGTAACCCCACATAGTCTAAAATTAGAGAAAATAGAAATCGGAGAAATGGCAAAAATAAAAGAGGCTCAGATCGAATGGGATTGGATGGAGTTGTGTAGCCAACAGGTAATAAAAAAAATGGCGGTGGATTCTCCAGAAATCTGGACAAGTGAATTTATAAAATTTTTGGAGGATAAAATAGGGAGCAACGAACCCTTCCAACTTCCCTTACCGCCAACATTGGACTTTTTGCTTTTTAAAATCCAATTCAACCCTATTGTTGAGAAGCTGGAGATAAAAAACGCCATTCTCAATATTGATAGAATCCATCCTCAATTGCCACCCATTCCATTGCTTTTGGGTTCCAACGGTAGCCCCTTTGTACTATCCCGCGTCCCTCTTTTGGGAATTGTTGCTAATAACGAAATTTTAGAACAAGCTACAGGCAGCGACATTGTCTTATTGTCTCCCTATGATCCACTTAGTAAAATTATCTCTATTGAATCAATAAGAGTCAAATTTTCCTGGAGTGGTCTTGTTCATCATCGAGTAGAAGAACTCACCGTATTTCGGCCTACTATATTCATTGGTCCCGATCTTTTCTGGTACGTCGACCAATTCCGTGAATTGCAACATCAATTGAAAATAAAAACGAACAAACTCGATACTCTAGAAGATTGGCATATAAAAAAGCTGCACTTAAAGTATGGGAATCTCACTGTGACGGCTTTCGGAGAACCTAGTTTTGAACTTCCTTTCATCTTTGAAACAACTGCTCAGGATTTTCCTTTGAATAATTGGAAGGAAGTGAGTCTCAAGAATGTGCTTCGCATTATCCCTGGAAGAATAGATTATCCTCAGTATGGGCTTTCCATGGAAGTAACTGGAGGAGAAATAGCCTTCAATTTACCTCCAGAAAGTAATACAGCTAATAACCTTGTCCACTCCATACGATTTAATGAAATAAATTGGAGAGGTTTTAAGGCAACCAATGGATGGATTTCCGTAACGTTCCAAAAAGAAGGAATCTATGGGTTTTATGGTTTTTCTCTTTTTGATGGATATACTCATGGTGGATTCCAAGTAGGCTATGAAAGCGGATTTCCATGGGATGGATGGATGACGATTTCTGGAGCCAAATTAAATCCTTTAATAGAAAAGCTTTCTATGGGAAAAAAAGATGTTGTATTCAGAGGGAACATCGATGGAAGAATGCGAATGAAAGCCTATGGATCCTACATTGAAAACGTTGAAGGTTTTTTTCTACTCTCTGCCCCTGGATATTTGGATATAAAAGATGTAGATATTCTTCTTAAGAATATTCCTTCATCCTGGAAGGGTACTTCTAGCCAATTTTTTGCACTCCTTGTCGATTCGCTTCGAAATTATCGATATAAAAACGGTTTTATTAAATTGACTTATAGTTATCCAGATAGTGATCTACTTATGGGACTCTATGGTCCTCAAGGGAAGAGGAATTTTTCTCTCCACTGGACCCAAGACCCAAAATTAGGTCCCCCAATCGGACAAAATTTATTAAATGCGAGTGAAAAAACAATTTCTTTCGAACATTAATTGCTTATTTTTTTTAAAAACCTTAATAAAAAAGGAAAGGTTATTCTTTCTCTTTTTTTGGCTATTCGGCTGCACACCAACTGTCAAGGTAACCACTCCAGAACCTGTCAAGATTAATGTGAATATGGGTGTTGTCATTACTGAGAAAGAATCTCCTACTCGGATCCGACTTGATCCCATGATTGCCGATCGTAGAAGACTACGTTCTGGAGAGGTGCAAAGTCTAAAAAATGCCCGTGTCATCGGAGAAAACCGAGAGGGTTACTTGGAAATAATCAATCCTCCCAAAGAGGAAAACTACAGAAATTGGGCTAAAAAAGTAGTGGCTGAAGAAAATGAGGACAGAACACAACTCTACTTAACACAAGCTAAGATTCAGGCCAAACCATTAGAAGAAATTGAAAAAGAATATGCCAAAAAATGGCAAGAAATGAGTTTCCCTGGAGAGTATATTCAACAAGACAATGGAAAATGGATTCAGAAATGAGACAAAAGAAAAACACGGTTTTTTTCTTTTTTCTCTTTAGCTTAACAAGTTTATCGTTCAGCTTTGCTCAACAACCCTTTTTTTCTCAAGATGCTTCCTCCTCCGAATCTCCATATGACTATCCGCTGCCTTCCAATCCTCAACCGCAAACACCTTTAAACCCCATACAGTACCATTCCTCCTCTCCTCAGGAAAACCCGATAGGACAGAATCCTTCAAAGCCCCAAGTTTATGGACAACAGCCAGCTAAAAAAAGCTCCCCCTCCAACAGAGCAGACGTTGAGTTTAGCGAAGAGTTACCTGATCCAACCAACGGCTTAAAACCATTTTTGGATTCTTTAAACGAAGAGCAAAGAAAAACTATCGAAAAGAAATTTCGTCGAGATGCCATCCATGCTTTCGTTGGAAGAACGGACACCCTGGATAAAAGCTATCTCCTTTTTGCTGAAAAAACACCCAAAAATAATGAAACCTTAATCCTGGTTTTCATTTCTAAAAAAAATAAAATCCACTATCTTTTTAGCAGTTTTCAACCTTTTTCCATTCCCCCTCAAATACGGCTCAATCCGTATGATAGGCTTTCCTTATCCTTGTCCGTCATAAGGTTTGAAATGTCACAAACCACCCCTGAAATTTTTACTCAAACGGCCGTTCAACAAAAAAAAGAGGCTAAAAAACACTAAAATTCCTCTGTCACATCCCCACAAAGAAGCATCGCTGAACCATAGTAGGGGTTCTTGACCTCTTTATCCGGTTGAATCCAACTAGCTTGAGCCATTGGACAGGTAAGCACAAAATATTTGCCAGTTTTGATTTGTTTTGATCTTAATACACCAATTAACACATCACTAATATCTTTAAATGCCAGTCTTGCCGAATCAAGATCTTTGGCTCCAATTAGAGTATCCACTTTACCTAAAAGTCCTTCAGGAAAAAGGGAAGGAGTATTATTCTGAACGATGTTCTTCAGAGATTTTGCGGCTTCTGGTACTCCTTTCAAAGAATCGTCGGAAAGTGATTTCCCTATTTTGAAATATTCCTGTAAAGCTGAATCTAAAGCAGGTGGAACCCCTTGAGCAAATAACCGATAAGTAATTCCAAAACACAGGATAGATAGAAAAAGAGAAAGCGTAATGAATTTTTTCATAAATTTATCATTAAATCAATAGCTCAAGCTATTGACTATTGGCTAATTAAAACTCAGGGATTAGTAGATTCAAGTTCTTTTGCATATTTTTCGAGCACTTCTGCAACTGCCTTCATCAAATCAGCTTTCATTCTTAGCTTTCTTGCCGTTGCTTTCGGGTTTTTTGTTCCTTCAACTTCTTTAAGTAGTTGATCGAAGTCCTCAGAACTACCACAACAAGCCATTCCTCCTTTACCTCCCATCATACCATGGCCCATGCCTCCCATCATGCCATGATTCATTCCTCCCATTTTGTGCCCTTCATGTTCCTCTTCCGATTGTTGCTCCATCTCCATTTTCTTATGTTTTTCATGCTGATCATGTTGCGCATAAAGAGGAAAAAGAGACAACGCTCCAGCTAAAAGAAAAAAGAAAAAAAAGCCAAAACCCTTAGAAAAAATATTCCTAGGCATAAACAATTTTCCTCCTTATAAAAATCAAAAGCAAACTGGTTGTTATTCCACAGAATACATGGTCATCATACCACTATGCAAATGTTCAAGAATATGGCAATGTAACATCCATTTACCTGGATTAGACATTTCTAAAAGGATATCGACAACATCTCCAGCGCCTACCATAAAAGTGTCTTTCCAGACATGATTCGTTTCTTCTACATCGTTAACGGCAAGCACAAGAAACCTATTCCCATGAAAATGCATTGG
Coding sequences within:
- a CDS encoding aspartate-semialdehyde dehydrogenase — protein: MGLKIGIVGATGAVGVEAIKLLEESNLPISELRLFASSRSVGKTIGFLGEELQIAELSSHAFKGLDFVIFSAGSSVSQQFASNAKESGAIVIDNSSFFRLQPDVPLVVPEVNKEDLKSHKGIIANPNCTAAILSVALWPIHKVATIERVIVSTYQAVSGAGAKAILELETQLRHFVYGKPIVPEVFPEQIAFNVFSHNSPVAENGFNGEENKVMQEIRKIFHYPTLNICATCIRVPVFRAHSESVVIETAKKLDAQQTRNILSRAPGVLVVDDPQNGYFPTPIKASGKKDVLVGRIREDLSHPRGIAFFLSGDQLLKGAAWNAVQILQALL
- a CDS encoding bactofilin family protein, whose product is MNFTQLDKDESKKPMDESSKVTILDQHSEFQGSVGFSGELQLNGKLEGDIHSEDGVLLIGSTAIVKAEIKAKTIIVRGQVEGNLFAKERLELLNTSKVFGDIKTASLLIEPGAIFVGKSESLLMDRIEKPNFSSFFKILSASKNEPTAKKASVVQQETSSQKPSPVTKPSEQKPSVQSESRPLPGK
- a CDS encoding YdbL family protein, with amino-acid sequence MRVKKQFLSNINCLFFLKTLIKKERLFFLFFWLFGCTPTVKVTTPEPVKINVNMGVVITEKESPTRIRLDPMIADRRRLRSGEVQSLKNARVIGENREGYLEIINPPKEENYRNWAKKVVAEENEDRTQLYLTQAKIQAKPLEEIEKEYAKKWQEMSFPGEYIQQDNGKWIQK
- a CDS encoding DUF3347 domain-containing protein is translated as MKKFITLSLFLSILCFGITYRLFAQGVPPALDSALQEYFKIGKSLSDDSLKGVPEAAKSLKNIVQNNTPSLFPEGLLGKVDTLIGAKDLDSARLAFKDISDVLIGVLRSKQIKTGKYFVLTCPMAQASWIQPDKEVKNPYYGSAMLLCGDVTEEF